Proteins co-encoded in one Eremothecium sinecaudum strain ATCC 58844 chromosome VI, complete sequence genomic window:
- the RIM8 gene encoding Rim8p (Syntenic homolog of Ashbya gossypii AFR108W; Syntenic homolog of Saccharomyces cerevisiae YGL045W (RIM8)), translated as MRLFCKLKLPKSLHLKDSEDRVPKSSTYISNFYIEIPESHGVWKPGEIISGQIVLTLKKPLKNVSLKLGLIGTLKVLSGTGATSREKARIQLFNMSTIIFGDKACMKQVEDEIWNGLTKGDHYFPFKMTVPSKNIYSSIDFERGSICYKIHCTLHSLTCTSIISECSKSFSVLVPIAVDVLPKPNTKIVVLQSPASVRGLKVPTSEHEGSISKTHRRNSSMYSNFSGATNLTQKTVTISVNLPESGFVIGETIPLQVNIQHYKEYSHPAGLVATLIRICRVPGTRNYPIETFRKDICQCVAPLCLDPISFSHSVKMNLDVPFDAFPTLIVPNHGFSFQYYIEALVNLSPKNIVYTESNKVIGGGQTSHIPVPRYLERASKRLNCLSCKLQATKGKSSAQNISHSMVSPQDMVNVRKLKRLKTVTGTCIEVVIGTHRSGTRQEPKDNNITDINGEQNLSHTAEQKGPSRRGSILETYDTIAQKHLTKSELREDFTNKLKDSLYDTEPVPLYTPNYQYSTTEDKNELERLRLYELESEPE; from the coding sequence ATGCGGTTATTTTGTAAGCTTAAGCTCCCTAAATCGTTGCATTTAAAGGACTCTGAAGACAGAGTGCCGAAGTCTTCAACGTATATATCCAACTTTTACATTGAAATACCAGAATCACATGGCGTATGGAAGCCAGGAGAGATTATTTCGGGGCAAATTGTACTTACACTGAAGAAACCTCTGAAGAATGTGAGTTTAAAGCTTGGACTTATAGGTACATTAAAAGTTCTTTCTGGTACTGGAGCAACATCTCGAGAGAAAGCACGAATACAGTTGTTTAATATGTCGACCATTATATTTGGGGATAAAGCGTGTATGAAACAAGTGGAAGATGAGATCTGGAATGGTCTAACTAAGGGTGATCATTACTTTCCTTTTAAAATGACTGTTCCTTCTAAAAATATATACAGCTCTATTGACTTTGAGCGAGGGTCCATATGCTATAAAATCCACTGTACGTTGCATTCGCTCACTTGTACTTCAATAATATCGGAATGCTCGAAAAGCTTTTCAGTGCTGGTGCCAATTGCCGTTGATGTGCTTCCTAAACCAAATACCAAAATTGTGGTTTTGCAATCACCTGCTTCGGTGAGAGGTTTAAAAGTACCTACATCAGAACATGAAGGTTCTATTTCAAAAACACATAGGAGAAACTCGTCTATGTATTCGAATTTTTCTGGAGCAACTAATCTCACACAAAAAACGGTCACCATATCCGTTAACTTACCAGAATCAGGGTTCGTGATTGGCGAGACAATCCCCCTTCAGGTAAACATACAGCATTATAAGGAGTACTCCCACCCTGCAGGTCTTGTTGCTACTTTGATACGTATTTGCAGAGTGCCAGGTACGAGAAATTATCCAATCGAAACATTTCGGAAGGACATATGCCAATGTGTTGCCCCGTTATGTTTAGATCCAATATCTTTTAGTCATTCTGTTAAAATGAACCTTGATGTTCCATTCGATGCTTTCCCAACTTTGATAGTTCCCAACCATGGCTTCAGTTTCCAATACTATATTGAGGCACTCGTAAACCTATCACCAAAGAATATTGTCTACACAGAATCAAATAAAGTTATTGGAGGTGGGCAAACAAGCCACATACCAGTACCGAGATACCTCGAGAGAGCGTCTAAAAGGCTGAATTGTCTCTCTTGCAAGCTGCAAGCTACGAAGGGGAAATCCTCCGCACAAAATATAAGCCATTCAATGGTTTCCCCACAGGACATGGTCAATGTACGGAAATTGAAAAGGCTCAAAACCGTCACAGGAACATGCATAGAAGTTGTTATTGGGACTCACAGAAGCGGGACGCGTCAGGAACCGAAAGACAATAATATAACTGATATAAATGGAGAACAAAATTTAAGCCATACTGCAGAGCAGAAAGGCCCATCTAGGAGAGGATCCATCCTAGAAACATATGATACAATTGCGCAGAAGCATTTAACAAAGTCTGAACTAAGGGAGGATTTTACCAATAAATTAAAAGATTCTTTGTATGATACTGAGCCGGTTCCGTTATATACACCGAATTATCAATACTCAACTACTGAAGATAAAAACGAATTAGAAAGGCTAAGGCTTTATGAGTTGGAGAGTGAACCTGAATAG